From the Cryptomeria japonica chromosome 2, Sugi_1.0, whole genome shotgun sequence genome, one window contains:
- the LOC131049148 gene encoding MDIS1-interacting receptor like kinase 1: MRRKNGVLKVEEIDQIVWSLSEALNMVFSVAYSGLLTVVFLFFCACGTDLYEDGKVLLRLRSNLDDPLGHLHDWRPDVLERYCSWSGVSCNDEGRVSELDLSRMNLTGNVPEDIQMLRRLKSLKLASNGFTGPLPGSIANLTELIVLDISRNFFNGSFPSGLSKAKALVNISAYSNNFTGSLPEDIGMLSELVHLDFRGSFFDGTIPSSYGSLPKLKFLGLSGNNIGGYIPPELGKLSMLENLILAYNKFEGGIPAELGNLSRLEYLDLAFSNISGIIPPELGKLRKLHTLFFFKNRLSGTIPREIGNMSSLKSLDLSDNFLSGSLPYEIGKLKGLTLLSLMLNSFSGRIPESMCELPELETLEIWNNSFTGILPQELGRNSSLQWLDVSSNSFTGTLPPHLCGGGNLVRLIMFNNGFSGPIPKSLANCPSLWRVRMHNNQLSGAIPAGFGLLPNLTRLELARNRLNGSIPPDLSQASKLSFVDLSYNEIQDGLSSDMWKQMTILQSFYASNNKLVGRIPTDFGECPSLSVLDLSKNYLSGTIPSSLKMCNRLLRLDLRQNELSGLIPPELASLPVLAMLDLSENSLSGMISPAFGNSTALEIFNVSHNDLSGPLPREGIFKSLNPDALAGNPGLCGGVLPNPCFITDNMSGQSPNVPKKGPTSLVLIVGIIFAVSLAILLVGVHLFYRKFQDGVLCRNIRFKDNIYLSDEWPWRLTAFQRLSFTSTDILACIKESNIIGIGGTGTVYKAEMPSGEIVAVKKLWRSHEHAKDYKDPSFHAEADVLGTLRHRNIVRLLAYCYNNVNPMLIYEYMPNGSLAEALHGKEASQNNMLADWVTRYNIAVGIAQGLCYLHHDCFPLVVHRDVKSNNILLDSNLNARLADFGVAKLVENNEPMSTVTGSYGYIAPEYAYTLKVDEKSDIYSFGVVLMELLTGKRPIEPLEFGEGMNIVEWVRSKHGVKDGMEQALDPNVAGSSNSVKEEMILVLRIALLCTSSIPRDRPSMRDVVTMLGEAMPRRKSSGNTKDAHQFHHHECSLQIMQST; the protein is encoded by the exons ATGAGAAGAAAAAATGGAGTACTGAAGGTGGAGGAGATTGATCAGATTGTTTGGAGCTTATCAGAAGCTTTAAACATGGTGTTTTCAGTTGCATATTCAGGACTACTTACAGTGGTGTTTTTGTTTTTCTGTGCTTGTGGTACTGATCTGTATGAAGATGGGAAGGTGCTACTGAGGCTCAGATCCAATCTGGATGACCCTCTGGGCCACCTCCATGACTGGAGACCAGATGTATTGGAGAGATATTGTAGCTGGTCTGGAGTGAGCTGCAATGATGAGGGAAGAGTTTCAGAACTTGATCTTTCAAGGATGAATCTCACTGGAAATGTGCCTGAAGATATTCAGATGCTGAGAAGACTTAAAAGCTTGAAGCTGGCCTCCAATGGCTTCACTGGTCCACTGCCTGGATCTATAGCCAATCTCACTGAATTGATTGTTTTGGACATTAGTAGGAATTTCTTTAATGGAAGCTTTCCCAGTGGATTGTCCAAAGCAAAGGCTCTGGTGAACATTTCTGCATACAGCAATAACTTCACTGGGTCATTGCCTGAGGATATTGGTATGCTGTCTGAGTTGGTGCATCTGGACTTCAGAGGAAGCTTTTTTGATGGGACCATTCCATCTTCATATGGGAGCCTGCCCAAGCTCAAATTTTTAGGACTCTCTGGGAATAATATTGGAGGTTATATTCCTCCAGAGCTAGGGAAGTTGTCAATGCTGGAGAACCTTATATTGGCGTATAATAAGTTTGAGGGGGGAATTCCTGCAGAGCTTGGGAATCTGAGCAGATTGGAGTATTTAGATCTTGCCTTTTCTAATATTTCTGGGATCATCCCACCAGAGTTAGGCAAGTTAAGGAAGTTGCATACCTTATTTTTTTTCAAGAATAGGCTAAGTGGAACTATCCCTAGAGAAATTGGAAACATGAGTTCCCTAAAGTCTTTAGATCTCTCAGACAATTTCCTCTCAGGGAGCCTTCCTTATGAAATAGGTAAGCTCAAGGGCTTAACACTTCTGAGTCTTATGCTAAATAGTTTCAGTGGTAGAATTCCAGAAAGTATGTGTGAGCTTCCTGAACTGGAGACTCTGGAAATCTGGAACAACTCCTTTACAGGGATACTTCCACAGGAGCTTGGCAGGAACTCATCTCTGCAGTGGTTAGATGTCTCTTCTAATTCCTTCACTGGTACACTACCTCCCCATTTATGTGGAGGAGGCAATCTAGTCAGATTGATTATGTTCAACAATGGTTTCTCAGGACCTATTCCTAAGAGTTTGGCTAACTGCCCCTCTCTGTGGAGAGTAAGAATGCACAATAACCAGCTCTCTGGGGCTATCCCTGCAGGATTTGGATTGCTGCCTAATCTCACAAGGCTTGAATTGGCCAGAAACAGGCTGAATGGCAGCATCCCACCTGATCTAAGCCAAGCCTCCAAACTGTCTTTTGTGGATCTTTCCTACAATGAGATTCAGGATGGTCTGTCATCTGATATGTGGAAGCAAATGACAATTCTGCAGAGCTTTTATGCTTCCAACAACAAGTTAGTTGGTAGAATTCCTACTGATTTTGGAGAATGCCCAAGCTTGTCAGTGCTTGACTTGTCTAAGAATTATCTTTCAGGTACAATTCCCAGTAGCCTTAAGATGTGCAACAGGCTTCTAAGGCTAGATTTGAGACAAAATGAATTGAGTGGACTCATCCCTCCAGAGCTTGCCTCACTGCCCGTTTTAGCCATGCTAGACCTCTCTGAAAACTCTCTATCCGGCATGATATCCCCTGCATTTGGTAATTCCACAGCCCTGGAGATCTTCAATGTGTCCCACAATGATCTTTCTGGCCCACTCCCAAGGGAAGGAATATTCAAGTCTCTGAATCCAGATGCTTTAGCAGGGAATCCAGGACTGTGTGGGGGAGTTTTGCCCAATCCTTGTTTCATTACTGACAACATGAGTGGGCAATCACCCAATGTACCTAAGAAGGGACCTACATCACTGGTCCTGATAGTTGGAATCATATTTGCAGTTTCTCTGGCAATTTTACTTGTAGGGGTGCATTTGTTTTACAGGAAATTTCAAGATGGGGTTCTTTGCAGGAATATCAGATTCAAGGACAACATCTATCTCAGTGATGAATGGCCATGGCGGCTGACTGCATTTCAGAGACTAAGTTTCACAAGCACAGACATACTGGCCTGCATAAAGGAAAGCAACATCATAGGAATAGGTGGAACAGGAACCGTTTACAAGGCAGAGATGCCCAGCGGTGAGATCGTTGCAGTGAAAAAGCTTTGGAGAAGCCATGAACATGCCAAAGATTACAAAGACCCAAGCTTCCATGCAGAGGCAGATGTCTTGGGAACGTTGAGACATAGAAATATAGTGAGATTGTTGGCCTACTGTTACAACAATGTAAACCCAATGCTCATCTACGAGTACATGCCAAATGGTAGCCTGGCAGAAGCCTTGCACGGAAAGGAAGCCTCACAAAACAACATGTTGGCAGATTGGGTTACAAGATATAATATTGCTGTGGGGATCGCCCAGGGATTATGCTATCTTCACCATGATTGTTTTCCCTTGGTTGTACACAGAGATGTCAAATCAAACAATATTCTCCTTGACTCCAATCTTAATGCCCGCCTTGCTGACTTTGGAGTGGCAAAGCTCGTCGAGAACAATGAACCAATGTCAACTGTTACTGGCTCCTACGGTTACATTGCTCCAG AATATGCATACACattgaaggtagatgagaagagtgATATATACAGTTTTGGGGTGGTCTTAATGGAGCTTCTGACAGGCAAGAGGCCAATTGAGCCTCTTGAATTTGGAGAGGGAATGAACATTGTAGAGTGGGTGAGATCCAAACATGGAGTTAAGGATGGTATGGAACAGGCCTTAGATCCCAATGTTGCAGGCTCCTCCAATTCTGTAAAAGAGGAGATGATTTTAGTGCTGAGGATTGCTTTGTTGTGCACCAGCAGCATCCCAAGGGACAGGCCTTCCATGAGAGATGTGGTCACCATGTTGGGTGAAGCCATGCCCAGAAGGAAAAGCAGT